The Thunnus albacares chromosome 11, fThuAlb1.1, whole genome shotgun sequence genome contains a region encoding:
- the cep97 gene encoding centrosomal protein of 97 kDa, protein MGVSDLSFDTNAGPVVDLSARGMQKLDPNFICSEDTHTLILDRNHIMKLDHLERSPSLQQLSVASNRLVRMMGVSRLTELSVLNLPNNSIGYIEGLRDLPHLKWLNLSGNNIKVIEQLNNCVSLQHLDLSDNNISSIGDLTKLVALKTLLLHGNSITTLRTVPAHLPAHLSILSLAENEIRDLNEVSYLSPLHELEQLSIMSNPCVMATPSLPGFDYRPYIMSWCLSLKVLDGYVVSQKEGLKAEWLYSQGKGRSYRPGQHVQLVQYLATVCPLTSSPALETAEDAKLEKILNKQRFHQRQLLEETRGGCASPPRPTQLDVEKHSPSHTVPQGGAREVKKMIAASPAAVPSACETEPVVQFNTWVSCDLSHPSMPVVRSPRLGEEHIYLEDVQTDEDKLNSSMLSSESTFLPFTSDLEPQQTHSDSEDETATFELDSLAPKQPAQPKKHSTNKTHHSPPADKQKKGTLEEEVVSGAATPAGSLVVRVNTPQNDAETSSDFGKAEMKEAPKQKEAVSCATKSSSVEADSAAVKIQSWWRGQYTRCCHPTAREVRSEIRLRRMQEHILFLSEKLDRVQKQYEEERLQRLVQEEAVKFLWKQLQSMQQWKQSVEQQLASVSQAVTPAQIPSPGLCEAAPPVASSTTNPASTDVSFPDSGFQSTSEQQAAQEDSFLSSGTADSLKTVRALSPVRSGFAGGVDGVDSADCSLLEQYLSSVQQREEEAEEVISDRTETPQPSSPVSPGKAAQPSPPLQKTADNQSEVQRMEETTAGPH, encoded by the exons ATGGGTGTATCAGATTTAAGCTTTGATACAAATGCAG GACCTGTGGTGGATCTTTCCGCCCGGGGTATGCAAAAGCTGGATCCCAATTTCATCTGCTCTGAGGACACCCACACTCTCATCCTGGACCGTAACCACATCATGAAACTGGACCACCTAGAAAGGAGCCCAAGCCTCCAGCAG CTATCTGTAGCCAGTAACCGTCTGGTGAGAATGATGGGCGTGTCTCGGCTAACAGAGTTGAGTGTCCTCAATCTTCCCAATAACAGTATCGGCTACATCGAGGGGCTAAGAGATCTGCCACACCTCAAATGGCTTAACTTGTCTGGAAACAATATTAAG GTCATTGAGCAGCTCAACAACTGTGTTTCCCTTCAACACCTGGATCTCTCTGACAATAACATATCTAGTATCGGTGATCTGACTAAACTTGTGGCATTAAAG ACTCTTTTACTTCACGGAAACAGCATTACAACACTTCGTACTGTTCCTGCCCACCTACCTGCACATCTATCCATTCTCTCCCTGGCAGAAAATGAGATAAGAGATCTCAATGaa GTGTCATACCTGTCACCTCTCCATGAACTGGAGCAGCTGTCCATTATGAGCAACCCTTGTGTTATGGCAACTCCCTCACTGCCAGGATTTGATTATCGGCCATATATAATGAGTTGGTGTCTGAGCCTAAAGGTCCTGGATGGCTACGTAGTGTCTCAGAAAGAAGG CCTCAAAGCAGAGTGGCTGTACAGTCAGGGCAAAGGTCGTTCGTATCGACCAGGGCAGCACGTACAACTGGTTCAGTACCTCGCCACTGTTTGTCCTCTGACCTCATCACCGGCTCTGGAGACAGCAGAAGATGCCAAACTGGAGAAGATCTTGAATAAGCAGAG GTTTCACCAGAGGCAGTTGTTAGAGGAGACCCGCGGAGGCTGTGCCAGCCCTCCTCGCCCAACTCAACTAGATGTCGAGAAGCACAGTCCTTCACATACAGTCCCACAGGGGGGAGCCAGAGAGGTGAAGAAAATGATTGCAGCATCACCAGCTGCTGTTCCATCAGCCTGCGAAACAG AGCCAGTCGTGCAGTTTAACACCTGGGTGAGCTGTGACTTGTCCCATCCATCAATGCCAGTAGTACGCAGCCCAAGACTCGGAGAGGAGCACATCTATTTGGAGGATGTGCAGACTGATGAGGATAAACTCAACAGCAGCATGCTTTCCTCAGAGTCCACCTTTCTCCCCTTCACATCTGACCTGGAGCCACAGCAGACTCACTCTGACAGCGAGGACGAGACAGCGACATTTGAACTTGACTCCTTGGCCCCTAAGCAGCCGGCGCAGCCCAAAAAGCACAGCACCAACAAGACACATCATTCGCCTCCAGCGGATAAGCAGAAAAAGGGGACTCTGGAGGAAGAAGTAGTTTCTGGTGCAGCCACACCAGCTGGCTCACTGGTGGTCAGAGTTAACACGCCACAAAATGATGCAGAAACATCTTCTGATTTTGGTAAAGCAGAAATGAAAGAAGCCCCCAAACAGAAGGAAGCTGTTAGTTGTGCTACTAAATCAAGTTCGGTGGAAGCAGACAGTGCAGCTGTTAAAATACAGTCATGGTGGAGGGGACAGTACACTCGCTGTTGTCACCCAACAGCCAGAGAGGTCCGCAGTGAAATCCGCCTACGCAGGATGCAAGAAcacatcctcttcctctctgaaaAGCTTGACAG AGTGCAGAAGCAATATGAGGAGGAGAGGTTACAGAGGCTGGTTCAGGAGGAGGCTGTGAAGTTTCTATGGAAACAG CTCCAGTCGATGCAGCAGTGGAAGCAGTCTGTAGAGCAGCAGCTGGCTAGCGTTTCTCAGGCTGTTACCCCAGCTCAGATCCCATCTCCTGGACTCTGTGAGGCGGCTCCACCTGTTGCATCCAGCACCACGAACCCAGCCAGCACAGACGTCTCCTTCCCAGACTCCGGCTTCCAGTCGACAAGTGAGCAGCAGGCAGCACAGGAGGACAGCTTCCTGAGCAGCGGGACAGCAGACTCTCTGAAGACGGTGCGAGCGCTGAGCCCCGTTCGTAGCGGCTTTGCTGGAGGGGTCGATGGTGTGGACAGCGCAGACTGCAGCCTGCTGGAGCAGTACCTCTCCTCTgtccagcagagggaggaggaagctGAGGAGGTGATCAGTGATAGAACAGAAACACCACAACCCTCCTCACCAGTCTCCCCTGGCAAAGCAGCACAACCCAGCCCCCCGCTGCAGAAGACAGCAGACAACCAGTCAGAGGTGCAAAGAATGGAGGAAACCACTGCTGGCCCTCACTGA
- the rpl24 gene encoding 60S ribosomal protein L24, whose amino-acid sequence MKVELCSFSGYKIYPGHGRRYARIDGKVFQFLNAKCESAFLAKRNPRQINWTVLYRRKHKKGQSEEVTKKRTRRAVKFQRAITGASLAEIMAKRNQKPEVRKAQREQAIRAAKEAKKAKQAAKKPAAPSAKASTKTAQKPKIAKPMKISAPRVGGKR is encoded by the exons ATGAA GGTCGAGTTGTGCAGTTTCAGCGGGTATAAAATTTACCCCGGCCATGGCCGCCGATACGCCAGGATAGACGGAAAG GTGTTCCAGTTTTTGAACGCCAAGTGTGAGTCTGCCTTCCTGGCCAAGAGGAACCCCAGACAGATCAACTGGACTGTGCTGTACAGACGCAAGCACAAGAAGGGCCAGTCT GAAGAGGTGACAAAGAAGCGTACCCGCCGCGCAGTCAAGTTCCAGAGGGCCATCACTGGGGCCTCCCTGGCTGAGATCATGGCCAAGAGGAACCAGAAGCCCGAGGTCCGCAAGGCCCAGAGGGAGCAGGCCATCAG AGCTGCCAAGGAGGCCAAGAAGGCAAAGCAGGCAGCCAAGAAACCCGCTGCCCCAAGTGCAAAG GCCTCCACCAAGACTGCACAGAAACCCAAGATCGCCAAGCCCATGAAGATCAGCGCACCTCGCGTCGGTGGAAAACGCTAA
- the mpc2b gene encoding mitochondrial pyruvate carrier 2b, giving the protein MAALRASYHRILDRIEHMLPAKLRPLYNHPAGPKTVFFWAPMFKWGLVVAGLADMTRPADKLSTSQSAVLTATGLIWSRYSLVIIPKNWNLFAVNFFVGSAGASQLYRIWSFKQEQKALEKEAAES; this is encoded by the exons ATGGCTGCACTGAGAGCCTCCTATCACAGGATTTTGGACAGGATCGAGCATATGCTGCCCGCCAAACTCAGACCTCTGTACAACCACCCGGCAG gtccaaaaacagttttcttCTGGGCCCCGATGTTCAAATGg GGTCTGGTTGTAGCTGGATTAGCTGATATGACCCGACCAGCAGATAAACTCAGTACCTCCCAGTCTGCAGTACTGACAGCAACAG GCCTGATCTGGTCCAGATATTCTTTGGTCATAATCCCGAAGAACTGGAACCTGTTTGCTGTCAACTTCTTTGTGGGCAGCGCAGGAGCCTCCCAGCTCTACAGGATTTGGAG CTTCAAGCAGGAACAGAAGGCTCTGGAGAAAGAAGCTGCAGAGTCCTGA